Proteins encoded in a region of the Elusimicrobiaceae bacterium genome:
- a CDS encoding protein kinase, protein MRTYKHWLSILACIALSLAFACESLLAAQTSGGALLGFEYEAYTPFTGEYSNATQREAWRNTMVQMLKSAGQGESATDIGRCAAFKTGKKAFSSCILEFAPYLTADDMSNIYRGVTNTAFESGSFAAPSDKTVLTPAAALFMYADTLKPSGRAYADAEPPFVARQYSADGGTSDYTKEELLSLLTRVRKDIAPCSDISAKNCDPVYADVAWFVDKRGLAADSTAKNMLLNADRLKADLAMNAHVAKAVAKDGDYQSILSGAFSDPVLSGYFKFDANKYAQANKTDYSRFVSRLGKYYNANSLSPDKVSSVVGNSASAQKAVKGAAPVVQTPSDSKQSAASASRAKGKTGKSKNAGERIADAAGSESDGDSESVSEKGQEKYAAGYSSVYGPSGVSGSTQNTTNPYGSSSMFGNMSGNKNGMSGMSGGMSSGMGGGGGGMSSGMGGGGGGGGGGMSSGMGGGGGSPQSVAAPGVGGSRAMAANLNAFMGGGPHSGGSSGPASSREAKKPKISQDYSLGNSGQAIAPGASVAGPADDAEKSARHKMPALPSPFETLKAVMAKRAESTPAVSPAPEDKNGFDDFAAFDFGDFGGGGGGFSGGDFGGFGEADFSGFGNTGSFGAVAAAGDPWSESPDGFNKLSGEFPMLNDQTDPFADFESAGNYQAAAVAARDPWESVWDSEADSPAAAMPGGSVKPEAYAMNFSGDKQGAVELPVNLAVHLNKAMSNLELKRYPAVLKECNAVLERVPDNVQALTLTASAYMGMDEYGRAYNSAYRAVAADANSEQALAARSMAAEKLDKYKEMLGDLKVLAELNPDRYNEKFQKAILIYAAEQAPEFLVYSDGRHARPAVAAVGGGAKMSHALKWVLSIILLGGAAMLLSFVLPKMLPQDKEFAMAGPDMAAAGVTAVLNQGSSAVRNKDDEDEFSGTIVGGKYRIKNMMSEGLYGKVFHAVSLSYGLPVVIREIEGLSARSAERVESMFAKFTPLRHLNIAETLGVIKEDSSLYIVSELIEGTSLHALLEKQDRLPLRTALPIFRNISKGLDFLHSRNNANGGLHLSDVILDGDEGFCRIVNVGLGTIIRRDGGIYKAYMAPEGVAKGFSVQFDIYSMGVCLYKTLTGVLPVGNYRLPSEMVPALPKTVDTLIAQALAADPQERLDSVSEFYNLLSQAADEAGAAGADNAGLSALPAGAAGVEVPAPKEAGMPESAAEAMLSPAQDAAPKARGPRPALKPRLKVKTLDIRKLLHVFSSAKEDGPIENGRVTGLKETAADTEKKV, encoded by the coding sequence ATGAGGACATACAAACATTGGCTGTCAATTCTTGCATGTATAGCGCTGAGTCTGGCGTTCGCGTGCGAGAGCTTGCTTGCCGCGCAGACTTCCGGCGGCGCGCTTCTGGGGTTTGAATATGAGGCGTATACCCCGTTCACCGGCGAATATTCAAATGCTACGCAGCGTGAAGCCTGGCGCAACACCATGGTTCAGATGCTGAAAAGCGCGGGGCAGGGTGAGAGCGCGACGGATATTGGGCGGTGTGCCGCATTCAAAACCGGCAAAAAGGCTTTTTCCAGCTGTATTCTGGAATTCGCGCCGTATCTGACGGCCGATGACATGTCGAACATTTACCGGGGTGTGACCAACACCGCTTTTGAAAGCGGCAGTTTTGCCGCTCCGTCTGATAAAACAGTTCTTACGCCGGCGGCGGCTTTGTTCATGTACGCTGACACCCTCAAGCCTTCCGGCCGCGCCTATGCCGATGCCGAACCCCCTTTTGTGGCGCGCCAGTACAGCGCCGACGGCGGCACGAGCGATTACACGAAGGAAGAATTGCTTTCGCTGCTTACCCGGGTTCGCAAAGATATTGCGCCCTGCTCTGACATATCCGCAAAAAACTGTGATCCCGTGTATGCCGATGTGGCGTGGTTTGTTGACAAGCGCGGGCTTGCTGCCGACAGTACCGCAAAAAACATGCTGCTTAACGCCGACAGGCTTAAAGCTGATCTGGCCATGAACGCCCATGTGGCGAAAGCTGTTGCAAAAGATGGCGATTACCAATCAATATTAAGCGGCGCGTTTTCCGATCCGGTTTTGTCCGGCTACTTCAAGTTTGACGCCAACAAATACGCCCAGGCCAATAAAACCGATTATAGCCGGTTTGTTTCGAGACTGGGCAAGTATTACAACGCAAATTCCTTGTCACCTGATAAGGTGTCAAGCGTGGTCGGCAATTCCGCGTCGGCTCAGAAAGCTGTGAAAGGCGCGGCACCTGTGGTGCAGACCCCTTCAGATTCGAAGCAGTCCGCCGCATCAGCTTCCCGTGCCAAGGGAAAAACCGGAAAGAGCAAGAATGCCGGCGAGAGAATTGCCGATGCCGCAGGCAGCGAGAGTGACGGTGACAGTGAATCGGTTTCCGAGAAAGGGCAGGAAAAATATGCGGCGGGTTATTCCTCTGTATATGGTCCGTCAGGTGTTTCCGGAAGCACCCAGAATACCACCAATCCTTATGGTTCCAGCAGCATGTTTGGCAACATGTCCGGCAATAAAAATGGTATGAGTGGCATGTCTGGCGGTATGTCGTCCGGCATGGGTGGTGGCGGAGGCGGTATGTCGTCCGGCATGGGCGGCGGCGGAGGTGGCGGAGGAGGAGGCATGTCGTCCGGCATGGGCGGTGGTGGCGGTTCTCCCCAATCTGTTGCTGCGCCTGGTGTGGGCGGAAGTCGTGCAATGGCCGCAAATTTAAATGCTTTCATGGGCGGAGGTCCGCATAGCGGCGGTTCTTCCGGCCCGGCTTCAAGCCGTGAAGCGAAAAAGCCGAAAATTTCGCAAGATTATTCACTGGGAAATTCAGGTCAGGCCATTGCGCCAGGCGCGAGTGTTGCCGGTCCGGCAGATGATGCTGAGAAATCAGCACGGCATAAAATGCCCGCTTTGCCTTCACCGTTCGAAACGCTGAAGGCGGTTATGGCTAAAAGAGCTGAAAGCACGCCGGCGGTTTCACCGGCGCCGGAAGATAAAAACGGGTTTGATGATTTTGCGGCTTTTGATTTCGGTGATTTCGGCGGCGGAGGCGGTGGTTTTTCCGGCGGTGATTTCGGAGGGTTCGGAGAAGCGGATTTTTCGGGATTTGGCAATACCGGGTCTTTTGGCGCGGTGGCCGCCGCGGGTGACCCCTGGAGCGAAAGCCCCGACGGTTTTAACAAGTTGTCCGGCGAATTTCCAATGCTGAACGATCAAACCGATCCTTTTGCCGATTTTGAAAGCGCGGGTAATTATCAGGCAGCGGCTGTTGCCGCCAGGGATCCGTGGGAGTCGGTATGGGATTCGGAGGCTGATTCCCCGGCTGCGGCCATGCCGGGCGGTTCGGTTAAACCCGAGGCCTATGCGATGAATTTTTCCGGCGATAAGCAGGGCGCTGTCGAACTTCCTGTAAATCTTGCCGTGCATTTAAACAAAGCGATGTCCAATCTGGAACTGAAACGGTATCCCGCAGTGTTGAAAGAATGCAACGCGGTGCTTGAGCGGGTTCCTGATAATGTGCAGGCTCTTACTCTTACCGCTTCGGCTTATATGGGTATGGACGAGTACGGAAGAGCTTACAATTCGGCTTATCGGGCTGTCGCGGCGGATGCCAATTCCGAGCAGGCGCTTGCCGCGCGCAGCATGGCGGCCGAGAAACTGGATAAATATAAGGAAATGCTGGGTGATTTGAAAGTGCTGGCTGAATTAAACCCTGACAGGTATAACGAAAAATTTCAGAAAGCAATTCTGATTTATGCCGCGGAGCAGGCGCCGGAATTTCTGGTATATTCCGATGGCAGGCATGCCAGGCCGGCGGTTGCGGCTGTTGGCGGCGGGGCTAAAATGTCACACGCGCTTAAATGGGTGCTTTCGATTATCCTGTTGGGTGGCGCGGCGATGCTGCTGTCGTTCGTGCTGCCCAAAATGCTGCCGCAGGACAAGGAATTTGCCATGGCGGGGCCTGACATGGCGGCTGCGGGCGTGACCGCGGTGCTTAATCAGGGCTCGTCCGCCGTGCGCAACAAGGATGACGAGGACGAGTTCTCCGGTACTATTGTCGGCGGCAAATACCGGATCAAAAACATGATGTCGGAAGGCCTTTACGGCAAAGTGTTCCACGCGGTTTCGCTTAGTTACGGTTTGCCGGTGGTGATACGCGAAATAGAGGGTTTGTCCGCTCGTTCGGCGGAGCGCGTGGAGTCCATGTTCGCCAAATTCACGCCGCTGCGGCATTTGAATATTGCCGAGACGCTGGGTGTGATAAAAGAGGATTCTTCGCTGTATATCGTGTCCGAGCTTATTGAAGGCACTTCGCTGCACGCGTTGCTCGAAAAACAGGACAGGTTGCCGCTAAGAACCGCTCTGCCGATATTTAGGAATATCAGCAAAGGGCTTGATTTTCTGCATTCGCGCAATAACGCGAACGGCGGGCTGCATCTGTCGGATGTGATTCTGGACGGCGATGAGGGGTTTTGCCGGATTGTCAATGTGGGCCTGGGCACCATTATCAGGCGCGACGGCGGCATTTACAAGGCTTACATGGCGCCTGAGGGGGTTGCGAAGGGATTCTCAGTCCAGTTCGATATCTATTCGATGGGTGTCTGCCTGTACAAAACGCTGACCGGAGTATTGCCTGTCGGCAATTACCGGCTTCCCAGCGAAATGGTGCCCGCGCTGCCGAAAACCGTTGATACTCTGATTGCTCAGGCGTTGGCGGCTGATCCTCAGGAACGGCTTGATTCTGTCAGCGAGTTTTATAACCTGCTTTCCCAGGCCGCGGACGAAGCGGGTGCGGCAGGAGCGGATAACGCCGGTTTGTCTGCGCTGCCGGCGGGCGCCGCCGGGGTTGAGGTGCCCGCGCCCAAAGAGGCTGGTATGCCTGAATCGGCGGCGGAAGCCATGCTTTCGCCCGCGCAGGATGCCGCTCCCAAAGCTCGTGGGCCGCGGCCGGCGCTCAAGCCCAGACTTAAAGTAAAAACGCTCGATATCCGCAAGCTGCTGCATGTGTTTTCGAGCGCAAAAGAAGACGGCCCGATTGAAAATGGGCGGGTTACCGGATTGAAAGAAACCGCCGCCGATACTGAAAAAAAAGTCTGA
- a CDS encoding tRNA (cytidine(34)-2'-O)-methyltransferase, with the protein MHIALVNPEIPFNTGNIGRSCVATASTLHLIGKLGFDINDKAIRRSGLDYWPKLQYFRYADFGEFMTLRKFPRDRLIFFSTKGARSFWTAEYHPDSCLVFGCESAGLPPDIYLDYSDRLFKIPVSGDVRSLNLSASAAIALFHALYRTLPDTSALKL; encoded by the coding sequence ATGCATATCGCGCTTGTCAATCCCGAAATACCTTTTAACACCGGCAACATCGGCCGTTCCTGCGTGGCGACCGCAAGCACCCTGCACCTGATCGGCAAGCTCGGCTTCGACATTAACGACAAGGCCATCCGCCGCTCCGGACTGGATTACTGGCCTAAACTGCAATATTTCCGATATGCCGATTTCGGAGAGTTTATGACGCTCCGGAAATTCCCGCGCGACCGGCTGATTTTTTTCTCGACGAAAGGCGCACGCAGTTTCTGGACCGCCGAGTACCACCCCGACAGCTGCCTCGTTTTCGGCTGCGAATCGGCCGGCCTGCCGCCGGACATCTACCTTGATTACAGCGACCGGCTGTTCAAAATCCCCGTTTCCGGCGACGTGCGTTCGCTCAATCTGTCCGCCTCCGCGGCAATCGCGCTTTTTCACGCGCTCTACCGCACCCTGCCCGACACCTCGGCCCTGAAACTCTGA